The Actinobacillus equuli genome includes a window with the following:
- a CDS encoding penicillin-binding protein 1A — translation MKIAKIILSAFLSLIILGGIVAGIAYFHIKESLPNVSTLKSVELQQPMQIFTADGKLIGEVGEQRRIPVKLAEIPQTLIDAIIATEDVRFYDHKGIDPKGIMRAIWRSSQGDTQGASTITQQLARNFFLTPERNIERKIKEAILALEIEKVLSKDEILELYLNKIYLGYRSHGVAAAAKTYFGKSLEQLSLSEMAIIAGLPKAPSTMNPLYSVKRAEARRNVVLGRMLEVGKITQQQYDQAKAEPVKATFYGTALEFRADYVTEMVRQEMVKRYGEDVAYNKGFKVYATVLSTDQKAAQDALSENLINYDRRHGWRGAEKLWNDKSAWDDEKIIEHLSKLPNSEPFVGAAVVAITKNGYTIMLANGDKAELKKSNATFGKSIKLNVGEQIWVRQTKTGGDWQLGQIPEVNSALVSLNSDNGAIEAIVGGFSFEQSRFNRATQSLVQVGSSIKPFIYTAAMNKGLSLSTTLSDSPITIIKRGQKPWTPKNADNRYEGPLRLRVALGKSKNMVAIRTLQMAGLDYVAEYLERFGFSRDQFMATEALALGAASFTPLEMARAYAVFDNGGYLIDPYIIDRILDNQGNELFKANPAIACVECDHIPVKYPEPAYFDGVKIHDEEQLREAFGTPSEESVTEEVEAEESTESEPEIKPAVKTNAPSLMTEATQNSSEVRYAPRVISGELAFLMRSALNSAIYGEPGQAWNGTSKALANDFKRKDIGGKTGTTNNSKVTWYAGFGANIVTTVYVGFDDNKRDLGRGEAGARTAMPAWVKYMKVALKDKPERNFPIPQNIVEAKIDSTSGFLGSNLTEYFIKGTEPTKKYIVEKAYKLPQSQDKQLHIEQRLGLPPKGVLSSPEGSELF, via the coding sequence ATGAAGATCGCAAAAATAATATTAAGTGCTTTTCTTTCTCTCATTATTTTGGGGGGGATTGTCGCCGGCATAGCGTATTTCCATATCAAAGAAAGCCTACCAAATGTTTCAACATTAAAAAGTGTTGAATTACAACAGCCGATGCAAATATTCACGGCTGACGGCAAACTCATTGGTGAAGTGGGTGAACAGCGCCGTATTCCAGTAAAACTGGCAGAAATTCCACAAACGCTCATTGATGCAATCATTGCAACCGAGGACGTTCGTTTCTACGATCATAAAGGTATCGACCCTAAAGGGATCATGCGTGCTATCTGGCGTTCTAGTCAGGGAGATACTCAAGGAGCAAGTACAATTACGCAACAGCTAGCAAGAAATTTCTTCTTAACGCCGGAACGTAATATAGAGCGGAAAATCAAAGAAGCTATCTTAGCGCTTGAGATCGAGAAAGTACTGAGCAAAGATGAAATTCTTGAACTTTACCTGAATAAAATTTATCTGGGTTACCGTTCTCACGGAGTGGCGGCAGCTGCCAAAACCTATTTCGGTAAATCGTTAGAACAACTCAGTTTAAGTGAAATGGCGATTATTGCCGGTTTGCCTAAAGCACCTTCTACCATGAATCCGCTTTACTCGGTAAAACGTGCCGAAGCACGCCGTAATGTTGTATTAGGCCGAATGTTAGAAGTCGGTAAAATTACCCAGCAGCAATATGATCAAGCAAAAGCAGAACCTGTAAAAGCAACGTTCTACGGTACGGCTTTAGAATTTAGAGCGGATTATGTAACCGAAATGGTTCGCCAAGAGATGGTGAAACGTTATGGCGAAGACGTTGCATATAACAAAGGTTTTAAAGTGTATGCAACCGTACTTTCCACTGACCAAAAAGCGGCTCAAGACGCATTAAGTGAAAACTTAATTAATTATGACCGCCGCCACGGTTGGCGTGGAGCTGAAAAGCTTTGGAACGACAAAAGTGCTTGGGATGATGAGAAAATTATCGAACACCTAAGCAAATTACCAAATTCAGAACCTTTCGTTGGTGCAGCGGTTGTTGCTATCACCAAAAATGGTTATACCATTATGTTAGCTAACGGCGATAAAGCCGAATTGAAAAAATCAAATGCAACATTTGGCAAATCAATTAAATTAAATGTTGGTGAACAAATTTGGGTTCGCCAAACAAAAACAGGTGGCGATTGGCAACTAGGTCAGATTCCTGAAGTAAACTCAGCATTGGTGTCATTAAACAGTGATAACGGTGCAATTGAAGCGATCGTAGGTGGATTTAGCTTTGAACAAAGTCGCTTTAATCGAGCGACCCAATCTTTAGTTCAAGTTGGTTCATCAATCAAACCGTTTATTTATACCGCGGCAATGAATAAAGGTTTAAGTCTTTCAACCACGCTGAGCGATTCACCGATTACGATTATTAAGCGCGGACAAAAGCCGTGGACGCCAAAAAATGCGGATAATCGATATGAAGGTCCACTACGTTTACGTGTTGCATTAGGTAAATCAAAAAATATGGTTGCAATCCGCACCTTACAAATGGCGGGTTTAGACTATGTTGCCGAATATTTAGAACGTTTTGGTTTCAGTCGTGATCAATTTATGGCAACCGAAGCACTAGCACTAGGTGCAGCTTCTTTTACGCCGCTAGAAATGGCTCGTGCCTATGCTGTATTCGATAACGGCGGTTACTTGATTGATCCTTATATTATTGATCGTATTTTAGATAACCAAGGCAATGAATTATTTAAAGCAAATCCGGCCATTGCTTGTGTCGAATGTGATCATATTCCGGTGAAATATCCTGAACCGGCTTATTTTGACGGTGTGAAAATTCATGATGAAGAACAGCTACGTGAAGCATTTGGTACACCAAGCGAAGAAAGTGTTACGGAAGAAGTAGAAGCGGAAGAGTCAACTGAATCTGAACCGGAGATCAAGCCGGCAGTGAAAACAAATGCGCCGAGCTTAATGACAGAAGCAACTCAAAACTCTTCAGAAGTTCGTTATGCTCCTCGTGTGATTAGCGGTGAACTTGCTTTCTTAATGCGTAGTGCATTAAATAGTGCAATCTATGGTGAACCGGGACAAGCTTGGAACGGTACCAGTAAAGCACTTGCTAATGACTTCAAACGTAAAGATATAGGCGGAAAAACCGGTACTACAAACAATTCAAAAGTGACTTGGTATGCTGGTTTCGGCGCTAATATCGTAACGACCGTTTATGTCGGGTTCGATGATAACAAACGTGATTTAGGTCGTGGAGAAGCAGGAGCAAGAACTGCGATGCCGGCATGGGTTAAATATATGAAAGTGGCATTAAAAGATAAACCTGAGCGTAACTTCCCGATACCTCAAAATATTGTTGAAGCAAAAATTGATTCAACAAGTGGTTTCTTAGGCAGCAATTTAACTGAGTACTTTATCAAGGGTACTGAACCAACGAAAAAATATATCGTTGAAAAAGCCTATAAACTGCCACAATCTCAGGATAAACAGTTACATATCGAACAACGTTTAGGCTTACCGCCTAAAGGAGTTTTGAGCTCACCGGAAGGTAGCGAATTATTCTAA
- the aroK gene encoding shikimate kinase AroK has protein sequence MAEKRNIFLVGPMGAGKSTIGRQLAQMLNMDFIDSDSVIEERAGADIDWIFDVEGEAGFRKREERIINELTQNQGVVLSTGGGSVLSKDNRNVLSARGIVIYLETTVDKQFERTQRDKKRPLLQTEDPRKTLEELAKVRNPLYEEIADITLQTDEQSAKVVATHIIELIDNLQ, from the coding sequence ATGGCTGAAAAACGTAATATTTTCTTAGTAGGTCCAATGGGAGCAGGGAAAAGCACTATTGGTCGCCAGCTGGCACAAATGTTGAATATGGATTTTATTGATTCCGATTCTGTAATTGAAGAACGTGCTGGCGCAGATATTGATTGGATCTTCGATGTAGAAGGTGAAGCGGGTTTCCGTAAACGCGAAGAAAGAATTATTAATGAATTAACCCAAAATCAAGGGGTTGTACTTTCAACCGGTGGTGGTTCAGTATTATCAAAAGATAATCGAAACGTACTTTCTGCTAGAGGTATTGTGATCTACTTAGAAACCACGGTAGATAAACAATTTGAGCGTACGCAACGTGATAAAAAACGACCTTTACTTCAAACGGAAGATCCACGTAAAACCCTTGAAGAGTTAGCAAAAGTTCGTAATCCGTTATACGAAGAAATTGCTGACATTACACTACAAACCGATGAACAAAGTGCAAAAGTTGTTGCGACTCATATCATCGAGTTAATTGATAATTTACAGTAA
- the aroB gene encoding 3-dehydroquinate synthase, whose amino-acid sequence MLQVNVELKERRYPIIIGAGLLADPQSYAPLKAGDKVMIVSNPTVAEHYLATVQDTLTKLGCCVDYVLIPDGEKYKTLDSLNMIFTALLEKNHNRDTTLLALGGGVIGDVAGYAAASYQRGIRFIQIPTTLLAQVDSSVGGKTAVNHLLGKNMIGAFYQPLSVIIDTNSLHTLAKREVSAGLAEVIKYGAIFDLTFFEWLEQNIDKLVALDQNSLEYCIQRCCQLKADVVARDETEKGDRALLNLGHTFGHAIEAHMGYGNWLHGEGVSVGMLEAAELSRILGDLTEQDVARLEKLLARAILPTISPDNMEPTEYLPYMWRDKKVLGGQLRLILLKSLGQAYISAQATEAQVLAAIERFTQR is encoded by the coding sequence ATGTTACAAGTGAATGTTGAATTAAAAGAACGTCGTTATCCGATTATTATTGGAGCCGGCCTGTTAGCGGATCCGCAAAGTTATGCTCCGTTAAAAGCCGGTGACAAAGTGATGATTGTCTCTAATCCAACAGTTGCTGAACATTATCTTGCCACAGTTCAAGATACGTTGACTAAACTAGGTTGTTGTGTTGATTACGTATTAATTCCAGATGGGGAAAAATACAAAACGTTAGATTCGCTCAATATGATTTTCACCGCATTATTGGAAAAAAATCATAACAGAGACACTACCCTTCTTGCATTAGGTGGTGGTGTTATTGGGGATGTGGCAGGCTATGCTGCAGCTTCTTATCAACGAGGCATCCGTTTTATTCAAATCCCGACAACCCTATTGGCGCAAGTAGATTCCTCCGTAGGTGGGAAAACGGCAGTAAACCACCTTCTAGGTAAGAATATGATCGGTGCGTTTTACCAACCGCTTTCGGTAATTATTGATACGAATAGCTTACACACCTTAGCTAAACGTGAAGTAAGTGCCGGCTTAGCCGAAGTCATCAAATACGGTGCTATTTTTGATCTCACCTTCTTTGAATGGTTAGAACAAAATATTGATAAACTTGTTGCCCTTGATCAAAACTCATTGGAATACTGTATCCAGCGTTGCTGCCAATTAAAAGCCGATGTTGTCGCTCGAGATGAGACCGAAAAAGGCGATCGTGCTTTACTGAATTTAGGTCATACGTTCGGTCATGCCATTGAAGCGCATATGGGATACGGTAATTGGTTGCACGGTGAAGGCGTATCAGTCGGAATGCTTGAAGCAGCAGAATTATCGCGTATTCTCGGCGACTTAACCGAACAAGACGTAGCTCGTCTTGAGAAGTTATTAGCTCGCGCGATTTTACCGACAATCTCTCCGGATAATATGGAACCGACGGAATATCTTCCTTATATGTGGCGAGACAAAAAAGTACTAGGCGGTCAATTACGTCTAATCTTACTTAAATCACTTGGTCAAGCCTATATCAGCGCACAAGCAACTGAAGCGCAAGTATTAGCAGCAATAGAACGCTTCACCCAACGCTAA
- a CDS encoding Dam family site-specific DNA-(adenine-N6)-methyltransferase, translated as MSNHKRAFLKWAGGKYRLTPEINKHLPPQPAQGACFVEPFVGAGSVFLNTDYDRYLLADINPDLINLFNIVKQDVEHYIQQTKALFHAPNANSAEFYYARRQEFNQSNDEFRRAVLFLYLNRFGFNGLCRYNQKREYNVPFGAYKTHYFPEQELRFFAEKAQKAQFICADFEEVFNLLEQKSDNYIVYCDPPYAPLQQESNFTNYAGGGFSLAQQELLASYAKQAQAKNIPVLISNHDTAFTRSIYKGAKIKKIKVQRSISQKGDARIKVDELFALFA; from the coding sequence ATGAGCAATCACAAACGTGCCTTTTTAAAATGGGCGGGTGGAAAATACCGCCTAACCCCAGAAATCAACAAACATCTGCCCCCTCAGCCAGCTCAGGGGGCTTGTTTCGTTGAGCCATTTGTAGGTGCAGGCTCCGTATTTCTCAATACGGATTATGATCGCTATCTGCTCGCTGATATTAACCCAGATCTCATTAACCTGTTTAATATCGTAAAGCAAGACGTAGAACATTATATTCAGCAAACAAAAGCGCTCTTTCATGCACCTAATGCTAATAGTGCGGAATTTTATTACGCGCGCCGTCAGGAATTTAATCAATCTAACGATGAATTCCGCCGAGCCGTGCTGTTCTTATATCTAAACCGTTTTGGCTTTAATGGGCTTTGTCGTTATAACCAAAAGCGAGAATATAATGTACCGTTCGGCGCATATAAAACACACTATTTCCCTGAGCAAGAATTACGCTTTTTTGCTGAAAAAGCCCAAAAGGCACAGTTTATTTGCGCTGACTTTGAAGAGGTTTTCAACTTATTGGAGCAAAAGTCGGATAACTATATTGTTTACTGCGATCCGCCTTACGCTCCGCTTCAACAAGAAAGCAATTTCACCAATTATGCCGGAGGAGGCTTTAGTCTTGCCCAGCAAGAATTGCTCGCCTCTTATGCAAAGCAAGCGCAAGCTAAAAACATTCCGGTATTAATTTCAAATCATGATACGGCTTTTACCCGTAGCATTTATAAAGGTGCAAAAATCAAAAAAATTAAAGTTCAGCGTTCTATCAGCCAAAAAGGCGATGCACGTATAAAAGTCGATGAATTATTTGCACTTTTTGCATAA
- a CDS encoding sodium-dependent transporter: protein MSNKPVERQSWSNRLAYVMTVAGATVGFGATWRFPYLVGENGGGAYVFLFCIAMIVIGIPMILVENVIGRRIKVNAIDAFGGTANGKKIASGWKILGYMGLLGAFGILAYYMVLGGWVLNYIGSLLSGTLDLSSPITVETTAAYYKESIQNSPLAIIGYTAIFVLVNYFILVKGIVDGIERSVKYLMPILFIFLLVMVIRNVTLPGAAEGISFYLMPDFSKITPKLFVFVLGQVFFALSLGFGVLITLSSYLDKSENLVKTATITGIMNTLIAVLAGFMIFPSLFSFGVAPNSGPTLVFQSLPIVFSNMWGGSIFAIIFFSLLVVAALTTSLTIYEVIITALQEKTKMGRKAAIALTLGTIFVVGNIPSVLGDNEWKHITIMGKSIFDAFDYISGNILFILTALGSAIFVGFVLKDEAKAELGASKTFTNIWFNYVRFVIPIIILVIFFNSL from the coding sequence ATGTCAAATAAACCTGTAGAACGCCAATCGTGGTCAAACCGATTGGCTTATGTTATGACTGTTGCCGGTGCGACTGTCGGTTTTGGCGCAACTTGGCGCTTTCCTTACCTTGTAGGCGAAAATGGCGGCGGAGCTTACGTATTTCTATTTTGTATCGCAATGATTGTAATCGGTATTCCGATGATTTTGGTGGAGAATGTTATCGGTCGTCGCATTAAGGTAAATGCGATTGATGCGTTTGGCGGAACGGCAAACGGTAAAAAAATCGCTTCAGGTTGGAAAATTCTCGGTTATATGGGCTTACTCGGCGCATTTGGTATCTTAGCTTACTATATGGTTTTAGGCGGATGGGTATTAAATTATATCGGTAGCTTATTAAGCGGTACTCTTGATTTATCTTCTCCGATTACCGTTGAAACGACTGCGGCTTATTACAAAGAAAGTATTCAAAACAGTCCGCTCGCAATCATCGGTTACACAGCGATTTTCGTATTAGTAAACTACTTTATTTTAGTCAAAGGAATCGTTGATGGTATTGAACGTTCAGTAAAATATCTTATGCCGATTTTGTTTATTTTCCTACTTGTGATGGTGATTCGTAACGTCACATTACCAGGTGCGGCGGAAGGTATTTCTTTCTACCTTATGCCAGATTTTTCTAAAATCACACCTAAACTGTTTGTGTTTGTGTTAGGTCAAGTATTCTTCGCATTAAGCCTTGGTTTTGGTGTATTAATTACCTTATCAAGTTATTTAGATAAAAGTGAAAACCTTGTAAAAACAGCAACTATTACCGGTATTATGAATACCCTAATTGCCGTACTTGCCGGTTTTATGATCTTCCCATCATTATTTAGTTTTGGTGTTGCACCAAACTCTGGACCGACCTTGGTATTCCAAAGTTTACCGATTGTGTTTTCAAATATGTGGGGCGGAAGTATCTTTGCAATTATTTTCTTTAGCTTATTAGTCGTTGCTGCACTCACTACCTCACTCACTATTTACGAGGTAATTATCACGGCACTACAAGAAAAAACAAAAATGGGACGTAAAGCTGCAATTGCCTTAACGCTTGGGACAATTTTCGTCGTGGGCAATATCCCATCCGTATTAGGTGATAATGAGTGGAAACACATTACGATTATGGGCAAAAGCATCTTTGATGCCTTCGACTATATCAGTGGTAATATCTTATTTATCCTAACCGCATTAGGCAGTGCGATTTTCGTTGGTTTTGTCCTAAAAGATGAAGCTAAAGCAGAATTAGGTGCTAGCAAAACGTTCACCAATATTTGGTTTAACTACGTAAGATTTGTTATCCCCATCATTATTTTAGTGATCTTCTTTAATTCGCTCTAA
- the pgi gene encoding glucose-6-phosphate isomerase, with translation MQNINPTQTAAWAALEQHKADNLNIPQLFAEDTNRFDKYHLNFEEQILVDFSKNAINQKTLDLLRQLASECGLASATEAMFSGQKINRTENRAVLHTALRNRSNIPVMVDGKDVMPEVNAVLAKMKDFCERVISGSWKGYTGKAITDVINIGIGGSDLGPYMVTEALRPYKNHLNMHFVSNVDGTHIAEVLKKVDPETTLVLVASKTFTTQETMTNALTAREWLLAAAKDESAVAKHFAALSTNATEVAKFGIDTANMFEFWDWVGGRYSLWSAIGLSIALSLGFENFEVLLSGAHAMDKHFRTAPIEQNIPTTLALIGIWNSNFLGAETEALLPYDQYLHRFAAYFQQGNMESNGKFVGRDGSPVTHQTGPIVWGEPGTNGQHAFYQLIHQGTKLIPCDFIAPAQTHNPVGDHHAKLLSNFFAQTEALAFGKSKETVEAEFMAAGKNLADVAEIVPFKVFTGNKPTNSILVQKITPFTLGALIAMYEHKIFVQGVIFNIYSFDQWGVELGKQLANRILPELQNAEQITSHDSSTNGLINQFKAWR, from the coding sequence ATGCAAAATATTAATCCAACGCAAACAGCAGCTTGGGCTGCTTTAGAACAACATAAAGCAGATAACTTAAACATTCCTCAGCTATTTGCCGAAGATACAAATCGTTTTGATAAATATCACTTAAATTTTGAAGAGCAAATTCTTGTCGATTTTTCTAAAAATGCCATTAATCAAAAAACGTTAGACCTATTACGTCAGTTAGCAAGTGAATGCGGCTTAGCTTCTGCGACCGAAGCAATGTTCTCTGGTCAGAAAATCAATCGTACTGAGAATCGTGCGGTATTACATACCGCATTACGTAATCGTTCAAATATACCAGTGATGGTTGATGGCAAAGATGTGATGCCGGAAGTGAATGCTGTATTGGCTAAAATGAAAGATTTCTGTGAGCGTGTTATTTCAGGTAGCTGGAAAGGCTACACAGGAAAAGCAATCACTGATGTGATTAATATCGGTATCGGTGGTTCGGATTTAGGTCCTTATATGGTAACTGAAGCGTTACGCCCATATAAAAATCATTTAAATATGCATTTTGTGTCGAATGTAGACGGTACGCATATTGCAGAAGTACTGAAAAAAGTAGATCCTGAAACAACATTAGTATTAGTTGCATCAAAAACTTTTACTACTCAAGAAACCATGACCAATGCGTTAACTGCTCGTGAGTGGTTATTAGCGGCTGCAAAAGATGAATCTGCAGTAGCAAAACACTTTGCAGCATTATCTACTAATGCGACAGAAGTAGCGAAATTCGGGATTGATACGGCAAATATGTTTGAATTCTGGGACTGGGTAGGCGGTCGTTATTCATTGTGGTCTGCAATCGGTCTTTCTATTGCTTTATCATTAGGCTTTGAGAACTTTGAAGTATTGCTTTCAGGTGCTCATGCAATGGATAAACATTTCCGTACTGCGCCGATTGAGCAAAATATCCCGACGACATTAGCGTTAATCGGTATTTGGAATAGTAATTTCCTTGGTGCGGAAACTGAAGCATTATTACCTTACGATCAATATTTACATCGCTTTGCGGCATATTTCCAACAAGGTAATATGGAATCAAACGGTAAATTTGTCGGTCGTGACGGCAGTCCGGTAACACACCAAACCGGCCCAATTGTATGGGGTGAACCGGGTACTAACGGCCAGCACGCTTTTTATCAATTAATTCACCAAGGTACGAAACTGATTCCTTGTGATTTTATCGCTCCGGCACAAACACATAATCCGGTTGGTGATCACCACGCAAAATTATTATCGAATTTCTTTGCGCAAACCGAAGCGCTTGCATTCGGTAAATCGAAAGAAACCGTTGAAGCGGAATTTATGGCGGCAGGTAAAAATTTAGCAGACGTTGCGGAAATCGTACCGTTTAAAGTATTTACCGGTAATAAACCGACAAACTCAATTTTAGTGCAAAAAATTACACCGTTCACTTTAGGTGCGCTGATCGCAATGTATGAACATAAGATCTTCGTACAAGGGGTAATTTTCAATATCTACAGCTTTGACCAATGGGGTGTAGAGTTAGGCAAACAATTAGCAAACCGTATTTTACCTGAGTTACAAAATGCGGAACAAATTACCAGCCACGACAGCTCTACTAACGGATTAATCAATCAATTTAAAGCGTGGCGCTAG
- the ubiK gene encoding ubiquinone biosynthesis accessory factor UbiK encodes MLNPKNLESLAQQLHNALPQPLKNVGNDLEEKFRQILQAQLAKLDIVTREEFDVQSQVLLRTREKLNELEKRLEELEKHQSKD; translated from the coding sequence ATGTTAAATCCAAAGAACCTTGAGTCCTTGGCTCAGCAACTCCATAATGCATTACCTCAGCCTTTAAAAAATGTCGGTAATGATCTTGAAGAAAAATTTAGACAAATTTTACAAGCCCAATTAGCTAAACTTGATATTGTGACCCGAGAAGAATTTGATGTGCAATCTCAAGTATTACTCCGTACACGTGAAAAGCTCAATGAATTAGAAAAACGTCTTGAAGAGCTTGAAAAACATCAATCAAAAGATTAA
- the aroE gene encoding shikimate dehydrogenase, with amino-acid sequence MNRYAVWGNPIAQSKSPQIHQFFAEQTGRNVCYTAKLGDEQQFELQLKQFFAEGAKGANITAPFKERAFKLADEHSEGCLLAEACNTLKRLDNGRLYADNTDGFGLCSDLERLGWLEPNQRVLILGAGGATKGVLFPLLKAKQQITIYNRTLEKAVHLAEKFAKYGNIQIASLEQIAEQEFDLVINATSLGLQGKYVPVAAHLLKGAAVYDMQYAPNMQTPFLNYARDCGALRYQDGLGMLVGQAAFAFKLWENEFPDIETALVRLKLEMENAK; translated from the coding sequence ATGAATCGTTATGCCGTATGGGGGAACCCGATTGCGCAAAGTAAGTCGCCGCAAATTCACCAATTCTTTGCAGAACAAACCGGACGTAATGTTTGTTATACCGCTAAATTAGGTGATGAGCAGCAATTTGAACTGCAGCTTAAGCAGTTTTTTGCAGAGGGAGCCAAAGGCGCAAATATTACAGCACCATTTAAGGAGCGAGCATTTAAACTAGCGGATGAACATAGTGAAGGATGTTTATTAGCCGAGGCGTGTAATACATTGAAGCGATTAGATAACGGTCGTTTATATGCGGATAATACCGATGGTTTTGGGCTTTGCTCGGATTTGGAGCGTTTAGGTTGGCTAGAACCTAATCAACGTGTGCTTATCTTAGGTGCTGGCGGTGCGACTAAAGGTGTACTTTTTCCTCTTTTAAAAGCGAAACAGCAGATTACTATCTATAATCGAACCTTAGAGAAAGCGGTTCATTTAGCAGAAAAATTTGCAAAATATGGAAACATTCAGATCGCTTCACTAGAACAAATCGCTGAACAAGAGTTTGATTTGGTTATTAATGCAACATCATTAGGTTTACAAGGAAAATATGTGCCTGTTGCTGCCCACCTTTTAAAAGGCGCTGCAGTTTATGATATGCAATATGCACCTAATATGCAGACACCATTTTTAAATTATGCTCGTGATTGCGGCGCTCTACGTTATCAAGATGGGTTAGGAATGTTAGTTGGACAAGCTGCTTTTGCCTTTAAACTGTGGGAAAATGAATTTCCTGATATAGAAACAGCTCTCGTTAGGCTTAAATTAGAGATGGAAAATGCAAAATAG
- a CDS encoding Sua5/YciO/YrdC/YwlC family protein: protein MNNLENIVEQLKQNNVVAYPTEAVFGLGCNPNNESAVRALLKLKKRPEEKGLILIAPTKELLLPYIDESKLTAVHWQIFETPSEQAITWVMPAKKEAPQYLTGQFDTIAVRLCRIPAVIELCERTGFALTSTSCNLTGQEPCRTADEVKLQFGVDFPVLEADTGGKINPSEIRDIFTQHIFRQG from the coding sequence ATGAATAACTTAGAAAATATTGTTGAGCAATTAAAACAGAATAATGTGGTTGCTTATCCTACTGAAGCCGTCTTTGGTTTAGGTTGTAATCCTAATAATGAGTCAGCTGTGCGAGCTTTATTAAAATTAAAAAAACGCCCGGAAGAAAAAGGGCTTATTCTTATTGCTCCAACCAAAGAGCTATTACTTCCTTATATTGATGAGAGCAAGTTAACCGCAGTGCATTGGCAAATTTTTGAAACGCCTTCCGAGCAGGCGATTACTTGGGTAATGCCGGCTAAAAAGGAAGCGCCTCAATATTTGACCGGGCAATTTGATACGATTGCTGTACGCTTATGCCGTATTCCAGCAGTCATTGAGCTTTGTGAACGTACCGGATTTGCTCTAACTTCGACCAGTTGCAATTTAACCGGACAAGAACCATGCCGAACGGCAGACGAAGTAAAATTACAATTCGGAGTAGATTTTCCGGTATTAGAAGCTGATACGGGGGGAAAAATCAATCCTTCTGAAATTCGAGATATTTTTACACAACATATTTTTAGACAAGGGTAA
- a CDS encoding DNA topoisomerase family protein: MSIFKSTKQVELCPDCGSALQIKRGKQGLFLGCSSYPQCDYIKPLHQTNRIIKDLTEICPECGHFLQLKQGNFGIFIGCSHYPECHFTVHDEAEEQEEFDCPECKTHKLVARKGRSGKTFYGCSGFPNCKFTLASKPIAKACPQCQCSIVTLRKQRGKSMYLCANKSCQYLFSEENE, encoded by the coding sequence ATGAGTATTTTTAAATCTACGAAACAAGTAGAACTTTGTCCTGATTGTGGTTCTGCATTACAAATCAAACGAGGGAAACAAGGTTTATTTTTAGGTTGTAGCAGTTATCCGCAATGTGACTATATAAAACCGCTACATCAGACTAACCGCATAATTAAAGATTTAACGGAAATTTGCCCTGAATGCGGACATTTTTTGCAATTAAAACAGGGTAATTTTGGGATTTTTATTGGCTGTAGCCATTACCCAGAGTGTCATTTTACTGTACATGATGAGGCGGAAGAACAAGAAGAATTTGATTGCCCGGAGTGCAAAACGCATAAATTAGTGGCGCGAAAAGGACGCTCAGGTAAAACGTTTTATGGCTGTAGCGGATTTCCTAACTGTAAGTTTACTTTGGCATCTAAACCTATAGCAAAAGCTTGCCCTCAGTGTCAGTGTTCAATCGTGACGCTCAGGAAACAGCGTGGAAAGTCGATGTATCTATGTGCGAATAAGTCATGCCAATATCTATTTAGTGAAGAAAATGAATAA
- the yqfB gene encoding N(4)-acetylcytidine aminohydrolase, which produces MNNITFFSRFEADILAGEKTITIRDKSESYFQPQQELKVFTNETNRFFAHIRVISITPIHFEQLNEQHAKQENMSLAELKQVIRDIYPNDNDFFVIEFELI; this is translated from the coding sequence ATGAATAATATTACTTTTTTTAGCCGTTTCGAGGCGGATATTTTAGCCGGTGAGAAAACCATTACTATACGAGATAAATCCGAGTCTTATTTTCAACCTCAGCAAGAGCTAAAGGTTTTTACTAATGAAACTAATCGTTTCTTTGCGCATATTCGAGTGATTTCCATTACGCCAATTCATTTCGAGCAATTAAATGAGCAACACGCTAAACAAGAAAATATGTCGTTAGCAGAGCTGAAGCAAGTCATCAGAGATATTTATCCGAATGATAATGACTTTTTTGTGATTGAGTTTGAATTAATTTAA